The following are encoded in a window of Haloplanus vescus genomic DNA:
- a CDS encoding transcription initiation factor IIB has protein sequence MSQAREAECPECSGRLNADGTETVCGQCGLVVDEYCIDHGPEWRSFDDDQTNPERTGAPLTQSRHDRGLSTDIGRSTRVKGRKRRRLSRMRVQHNRAQISSKRERNQVYAFTEIRRLVSALSLPKHIRESACSLFRSAQSADLLRGRSLEGFASATVYATCRTCSVSRTVEEVVDAAKATEDEHQAAYRALNRELDIPTGPIDPAEYVPRYASELDVSQAVQRAAETYARRLRESGDTAGRNPSGVAAACLYTAARDAGESLTQRDAAEVADVTPVTVRNTYQLLQD, from the coding sequence ATGAGTCAGGCACGCGAGGCCGAATGCCCGGAGTGTAGTGGACGACTGAACGCCGACGGGACCGAGACGGTCTGCGGGCAGTGCGGACTCGTCGTCGACGAGTACTGCATCGACCACGGTCCGGAGTGGCGGTCGTTCGACGACGATCAGACGAACCCCGAGCGGACGGGCGCACCGCTGACGCAGTCGCGACACGACCGCGGGCTGTCGACCGATATCGGGCGGTCGACGCGAGTGAAGGGGCGGAAGCGTCGTCGACTCTCGCGCATGCGAGTCCAGCACAACCGGGCTCAGATATCGTCCAAGCGCGAGCGCAATCAGGTGTACGCCTTCACCGAGATTCGACGGCTCGTGAGTGCGTTGTCGCTCCCGAAGCACATCCGCGAGTCGGCGTGCTCGCTGTTCCGGTCGGCGCAGTCTGCTGACCTCCTCCGCGGACGCTCGCTCGAAGGCTTCGCCTCGGCGACGGTGTACGCCACCTGCCGAACTTGCTCCGTCTCGCGGACCGTCGAGGAAGTCGTCGACGCCGCGAAAGCCACCGAGGACGAACACCAGGCTGCCTACCGCGCGCTGAATCGCGAACTCGACATCCCGACCGGCCCCATCGACCCCGCGGAGTACGTCCCACGCTACGCCAGCGAACTTGACGTGAGTCAGGCGGTCCAGCGGGCCGCCGAAACGTACGCTCGCCGCCTCCGAGAGTCGGGCGACACCGCCGGCCGCAATCCGAGTGGCGTCGCCGCGGCTTGTCTCTACACCGCCGCCCGCGACGCCGGGGAATCGCTCACCCAGCGCGATGCCGCCGAAGTCGCGGACGTGACTCCCGTTACGGTCCGCAATACCTACCAGCTCTTGCAGGACTGA
- a CDS encoding nucleotide-binding protein, translating into MIVAVAGGKGGVGKTTVAYNVGAALDAVVVDADLGMADLPRGRGPDLHDVLAGRASATEAVRGGTVSVLPCGRSLAGARAADVSRLAEVLERVAAEAGDVVVDCPAGLRADVGIPLAVADICILVASPRRFALADAVRTRELARELDAGLAGVALNRLDGADDAPTDAFRQVLGAPVTTIPTDPRVGRSVEADQPIVTAAPESDAAAGVRSLADAVQSCKSW; encoded by the coding sequence GTGATTGTCGCCGTCGCGGGCGGGAAAGGCGGTGTCGGCAAGACGACCGTCGCGTACAACGTCGGCGCGGCGCTCGACGCCGTCGTCGTCGACGCCGACCTCGGGATGGCGGACCTCCCCCGGGGCCGAGGACCGGACCTGCACGACGTGCTCGCCGGACGGGCGTCGGCGACGGAAGCGGTGCGCGGCGGAACGGTGTCGGTGCTGCCGTGTGGTCGCTCGCTCGCCGGCGCCCGGGCAGCGGACGTGAGTCGGTTGGCCGAGGTGCTCGAACGGGTGGCCGCCGAGGCGGGCGACGTGGTCGTGGACTGTCCCGCGGGCCTGCGTGCCGACGTTGGCATCCCCCTCGCCGTCGCCGATATCTGCATACTAGTCGCGTCGCCGCGGCGCTTCGCGCTGGCGGACGCGGTTCGGACGCGAGAGTTGGCGCGGGAACTCGACGCTGGGCTGGCAGGCGTCGCACTCAATCGCCTCGATGGAGCGGACGACGCACCGACCGACGCGTTCCGACAAGTCCTCGGGGCGCCGGTCACGACGATACCCACGGACCCGCGGGTCGGGCGGTCTGTCGAAGCGGACCAGCCGATAGTGACGGCGGCACCGGAATCGGACGCAGCGGCGGGTGTTCGGTCGCTCGCCGACGCGGTTCAGTCCTGCAAGAGCTGGTAG
- a CDS encoding DUF7857 domain-containing protein — METDWSVTSLDGRADVTLVTVEVRNPSSVPRRVRVTNRLDGRVLPPRRDGVPESGWDEEGFESVVSSDGRRVLGYACSAPARRPPVSVADEGRAADAEESTTAATVLRELGDARPPADALPSATNATERSADEATERPADEAAERSADEVTTSGDATAEGIPDAVEAWLDTVAERVERGERVTDASVETATTVLESDEADIAALEERIASDAQALATVERRVAALAERAEAVDVPVEALWRLS, encoded by the coding sequence ATGGAAACCGACTGGTCAGTCACGTCGCTCGACGGGCGAGCGGACGTGACGCTCGTGACGGTCGAGGTGCGTAACCCGTCGTCGGTCCCCCGTCGCGTCCGAGTGACGAACCGACTCGACGGCCGCGTCCTGCCCCCGCGTCGGGACGGCGTCCCCGAATCCGGATGGGACGAAGAAGGGTTCGAGAGCGTCGTGTCGTCGGATGGACGGCGCGTACTCGGGTACGCCTGTTCGGCACCGGCCCGCCGGCCGCCGGTGTCGGTGGCCGACGAGGGGCGTGCGGCCGACGCTGAAGAGAGTACCACGGCGGCGACGGTGCTGCGCGAACTCGGCGATGCTCGACCGCCGGCGGACGCGCTACCGTCGGCAACCAATGCAACGGAACGTTCAGCGGACGAGGCGACAGAACGTCCAGCAGACGAAGCGGCAGAACGTTCGGCGGACGAGGTGACGACGAGCGGCGACGCCACAGCTGAGGGCATACCAGACGCCGTCGAAGCGTGGCTCGATACCGTCGCCGAACGCGTCGAGCGCGGGGAGCGAGTGACCGACGCATCCGTCGAGACGGCGACGACAGTGCTGGAGTCCGACGAGGCAGACATCGCGGCGCTCGAGGAACGCATCGCGAGCGACGCACAGGCGTTGGCGACGGTCGAACGCCGCGTTGCGGCGCTGGCGGAACGGGCGGAGGCGGTCGACGTGCCGGTCGAAGCGCTCTGGAGGTTGTCGTGA
- a CDS encoding DUF7856 family protein yields MRVDYEGRTYAGAVVDLRDTDVSPAAVVRAVREGESPVTVDCPDPSAVHDHVARLPPATFDLRAALAAAARALGHTSPSQSALEDAREELASLSPPTVEVADARRRVAAAGDREARLRERVAELRGRLQARKEVDAETESIEERLQEATSELAESETERIAAEQALEQAERAARAARDQRDRRLELEDRVANLEREVRQDLVGDVWERFRTALDAVPGRGTAAESPGTYDGPRTTAAFAVARLAPLDAPVTVTAEADIAAETARTTLDAPVIYVG; encoded by the coding sequence GTGCGCGTCGACTACGAGGGCCGAACGTACGCGGGAGCAGTCGTGGATTTGCGCGATACTGACGTATCGCCAGCGGCCGTTGTGCGGGCCGTCAGAGAGGGAGAGTCGCCAGTCACCGTCGACTGCCCCGACCCGAGCGCCGTCCACGATCACGTCGCTCGCCTCCCGCCGGCGACGTTCGACTTGCGGGCGGCGCTCGCGGCGGCGGCACGAGCGCTCGGCCACACGTCGCCGTCGCAGTCGGCACTCGAGGACGCACGGGAAGAGTTGGCGTCGCTGTCGCCGCCGACGGTGGAGGTGGCAGACGCGCGACGACGCGTCGCGGCGGCGGGCGACCGGGAAGCACGACTGCGAGAGCGGGTCGCGGAACTGCGCGGGCGTTTGCAGGCCCGCAAGGAGGTAGACGCGGAGACGGAGTCGATAGAGGAGCGACTGCAGGAGGCGACGAGCGAACTCGCCGAGAGCGAGACGGAGCGCATCGCGGCCGAGCAAGCCCTCGAACAGGCGGAACGGGCCGCGAGAGCGGCACGCGACCAGCGTGACCGGCGCCTCGAACTCGAGGACCGCGTCGCGAACCTCGAACGAGAGGTCAGGCAGGACTTGGTCGGCGACGTCTGGGAGCGCTTCCGAACCGCACTCGACGCCGTACCGGGGCGCGGAACCGCGGCCGAATCGCCGGGGACGTACGACGGCCCGCGGACGACGGCAGCGTTCGCGGTGGCACGGCTAGCGCCACTCGACGCCCCGGTCACGGTCACAGCCGAGGCCGATATCGCCGCCGAAACGGCGAGGACGACCCTCGACGCGCCGGTGATTTATGTCGGATAG
- a CDS encoding DUF7855 family protein, which yields MLLVVTYSRAARTTLRNVCRTHESTVVRSLGRAALFEETELGAFLALRLRAKHSGDVQVERTDPFNEFETVPESVREAAEAYEDRDTPSTPYAKFASGTDHPDPENMRESDL from the coding sequence TTGCTACTCGTCGTCACGTACTCGCGGGCCGCGAGAACGACGCTTCGAAACGTCTGCCGAACCCACGAGTCGACGGTGGTGCGTTCGCTCGGCCGGGCGGCGCTGTTCGAGGAGACAGAGCTCGGAGCCTTTCTGGCGCTTCGACTCCGCGCGAAACACAGCGGGGACGTACAGGTCGAACGGACCGACCCGTTCAACGAGTTCGAAACCGTCCCGGAGTCGGTCCGCGAAGCCGCCGAGGCGTACGAGGACCGCGACACGCCGAGCACGCCGTACGCCAAGTTCGCGTCGGGGACGGACCACCCAGACCCCGAGAACATGCGCGAAAGCGACCTGTGA
- a CDS encoding DUF7854 family protein, translating to MDRISTIRNVEQALRAFEEGEADLAATEERVLATLRTYATEFDDETGLGAYAGRGDEAVEGVVVVAESRAAARERVAEHASDPPESFDVERLG from the coding sequence ATGGACCGCATCTCCACGATTCGAAACGTCGAGCAGGCGCTTCGGGCGTTCGAAGAGGGAGAGGCGGACCTCGCGGCGACCGAAGAGCGAGTGCTCGCGACGCTGCGGACGTACGCGACGGAGTTCGACGACGAGACCGGGCTGGGGGCGTACGCAGGGCGAGGCGACGAGGCCGTCGAGGGCGTCGTCGTCGTTGCTGAGTCGCGGGCCGCGGCCAGAGAGCGGGTCGCCGAACACGCCTCGGACCCGCCAGAATCGTTCGACGTCGAGCGATTGGGATGA
- a CDS encoding minichromosome maintenance protein MCM, with protein sequence MAQSSPNQELVDRFARFYRNYYRDAISQLAQQYPNEQRSLHIDYNDLYQFDPDLAEDYLSQPDQLGDFAEEALRMYDLPADVSLGQAHVRLRNLPDTVDIRAIRVHDNHVGRMIAVSGIIRKATDVRPKITEAAFECQRCGTMTYIPQSDGGFQEPHECQGCERQGPFRVNYDQSEFVDSQKLRVQESPEGLRGGETPQSIDIDIEDDITGKVTAGDHVTVTGVLHIDQVTEGNEKSQLFDLYMDGVSVEIEDEQFEDMEITEADKREIIELSNHPSIYEEMVASVAPSIYGYDEEKLAMILQLFSGVTKTLPDGSRIRGDLHMLLIGDPGTGKSQMLSYIRNIAPRSVYTSGKGSSSAGLTAAAVRDDFGEGQQWSLEAGALVLADQGIAAVDELDKMRPEDRSAMHQALEQQEISISKAGINATLKSRCSLLGAANPKYGRFDQYEPIGEQIDLEPALISRFDLIFTVTDQPDPDEDAALAEHILRTNYAGELETQRTNVSNPEFTEAEVASVTDTVEPAIDPDLLRKYIAYAKRNCYPTMTDEAQAAIRDFYVDLRSKGADEDAPVPVTARKLEALVRLAEASARVRLSDTVEQEDAKRSTDIVRSCLQDIGVDPETGEFDADVIETGTSKSQRDRIKSIKDVIETVDAEYEGEAGAPIDAIVERAGVEDISEEKVMDQIEQLKRKGDVYTPATDQYKVV encoded by the coding sequence ATGGCGCAGTCGTCCCCGAACCAGGAGCTCGTCGACCGCTTCGCCCGGTTTTATCGGAACTACTACCGAGACGCGATTAGCCAGCTCGCCCAGCAGTATCCGAACGAGCAGCGCTCCCTCCACATCGACTACAACGACCTCTATCAGTTCGACCCTGACCTCGCCGAGGACTACCTCTCACAGCCGGACCAACTCGGCGACTTCGCGGAGGAGGCCCTCCGCATGTACGACCTGCCCGCGGACGTGTCACTGGGACAGGCCCACGTCCGCCTGCGGAACCTGCCCGACACTGTCGACATCCGGGCGATTCGCGTCCACGACAACCACGTCGGGCGGATGATTGCCGTCTCGGGCATCATCCGCAAGGCGACGGACGTGCGCCCGAAGATAACCGAGGCGGCCTTCGAGTGCCAGCGCTGCGGGACGATGACGTACATCCCCCAGTCCGACGGCGGGTTCCAGGAACCCCACGAGTGTCAGGGCTGTGAGCGACAGGGCCCGTTCCGGGTCAACTACGACCAGAGCGAGTTCGTCGACTCCCAGAAACTCCGGGTTCAGGAGTCACCAGAAGGCCTTCGCGGCGGCGAGACACCCCAGAGCATCGACATCGACATCGAGGACGACATCACGGGCAAAGTGACCGCGGGCGACCACGTCACCGTCACGGGCGTCCTCCACATCGACCAAGTGACGGAGGGCAACGAGAAATCGCAGCTGTTCGACCTCTACATGGATGGGGTGAGCGTCGAAATCGAGGACGAACAGTTCGAGGACATGGAGATTACGGAGGCGGACAAACGCGAGATTATCGAACTGTCGAATCACCCCAGCATCTACGAGGAGATGGTCGCCTCCGTCGCACCCTCTATCTACGGCTACGACGAGGAGAAACTCGCGATGATTCTCCAGCTGTTCTCGGGCGTGACGAAGACGCTCCCCGATGGGTCGCGGATTCGTGGCGACCTGCATATGCTTCTTATCGGGGACCCGGGTACGGGGAAGAGTCAGATGTTGTCATATATCCGAAATATCGCCCCGCGCTCGGTGTACACCTCCGGGAAGGGGTCGAGTTCGGCCGGGTTGACCGCCGCCGCCGTTCGCGACGACTTCGGCGAAGGTCAACAATGGAGTCTGGAGGCCGGGGCGCTGGTGTTGGCCGACCAAGGCATCGCCGCCGTCGACGAACTCGACAAGATGCGCCCGGAGGACCGCTCGGCCATGCACCAGGCGCTCGAACAACAGGAGATCAGCATCTCGAAAGCGGGCATCAACGCCACGCTCAAGTCGCGGTGTTCGCTCCTCGGCGCCGCGAACCCGAAGTACGGCCGGTTCGACCAGTACGAACCCATCGGCGAACAGATAGACCTCGAACCCGCGCTCATCTCGCGGTTCGACCTGATATTCACGGTGACGGACCAACCCGACCCGGACGAGGACGCTGCCCTCGCGGAACACATCCTGCGGACCAACTACGCGGGCGAACTCGAAACCCAGCGGACGAACGTCTCCAACCCCGAGTTCACCGAAGCCGAGGTGGCGTCGGTCACGGACACGGTCGAACCCGCCATCGACCCCGACCTCCTGCGGAAGTACATCGCGTACGCCAAGCGCAACTGCTACCCGACGATGACCGACGAGGCGCAGGCGGCGATTCGAGACTTCTACGTCGACCTGCGCTCGAAAGGCGCGGACGAGGACGCGCCGGTGCCGGTCACCGCCCGGAAACTCGAAGCGCTGGTTCGCCTCGCGGAAGCGAGCGCCCGCGTCCGACTCTCGGACACAGTCGAACAAGAGGACGCCAAGCGCTCGACCGACATCGTGCGCTCGTGTCTGCAGGACATCGGCGTCGACCCCGAGACGGGCGAGTTCGACGCCGACGTCATCGAGACGGGCACCTCGAAGAGCCAGCGTGACCGCATCAAGAGCATCAAAGACGTCATCGAAACCGTCGACGCCGAGTACGAGGGCGAGGCGGGCGCGCCCATCGACGCCATCGTCGAACGCGCCGGAGTCGAGGACATCTCCGAGGAGAAGGTGATGGACCAGATAGAGCAGCTGAAGCGGAAAGGCGACGTGTACACGCCGGCGACGGACCAGTACAAGGTGGTCTGA
- a CDS encoding aldehyde dehydrogenase family protein, with protein sequence MADFSIDADWDALFIDGEWTDAASGETIAVEDPSTRETVTTVAAGTEADVDDAYEAAAAAQAEWAEQPLARRQAVIEEFLDVLEAHHDDVTHLLEHEVGGSTLMGETSMQIATDHATEAATLPRRMKGEHVASNIPGKENLVERSPKGVVTVISPWNFPLNLSMRAVAPAIAAGNAVVLKPSTNSPITGGLLFAKLFAETSLPDGLINVVTGRGSDIGDRVAGHPESDVVAFTGSTSVGRRVAGIAGENLAVPAMELGGNNAHVVAADADLDRAVDAATFGSFVHQGQVCISINRHIVHEDIYDEYVERLVERAESLSVGSVHDEDTVVGPIIDESQRDEMLGYVEETVDAGATLETGGETVPVEGVDDSLVVAPTVLSGVTNDMAAACNEHFGPIAPVIPFSDVDEAVALANDTEYGLSGAVHSQDLAVAKDIAERMETGNVHINDQPINDEAHVPFSGIGASGVGTYNSDAFLDEITETKWISIQHEPREYPI encoded by the coding sequence ATGGCAGACTTCTCCATCGACGCGGACTGGGACGCACTCTTCATCGACGGAGAGTGGACCGACGCAGCGAGCGGTGAAACCATCGCGGTGGAGGACCCCTCGACCCGCGAGACGGTGACGACGGTGGCCGCGGGCACCGAGGCAGACGTCGACGACGCGTACGAGGCCGCCGCGGCCGCACAGGCGGAGTGGGCCGAGCAACCCCTCGCCCGCCGACAGGCAGTCATCGAGGAGTTCCTCGACGTGCTGGAGGCCCACCACGACGACGTGACCCACCTCCTCGAACACGAGGTGGGCGGGTCGACGCTCATGGGCGAGACGTCGATGCAGATTGCGACCGACCACGCGACGGAGGCCGCGACGCTCCCCCGGCGGATGAAAGGCGAACACGTCGCCTCGAACATTCCGGGCAAGGAGAACCTCGTCGAGCGCAGTCCGAAAGGCGTCGTGACGGTCATCTCGCCGTGGAACTTCCCGCTGAATCTCTCGATGCGGGCCGTGGCACCGGCCATCGCCGCCGGCAACGCAGTCGTCCTCAAGCCGTCGACGAACTCGCCGATTACGGGCGGCCTGCTCTTCGCGAAGCTGTTCGCGGAGACCAGCCTCCCCGACGGCCTCATCAACGTCGTGACGGGACGCGGGTCCGACATCGGCGACCGAGTCGCGGGTCACCCCGAGAGCGACGTAGTGGCCTTCACCGGGTCGACGTCGGTCGGCCGGCGCGTCGCGGGCATCGCGGGCGAGAACCTCGCGGTCCCGGCGATGGAACTCGGCGGCAACAACGCTCACGTCGTGGCGGCAGACGCCGACCTCGACCGCGCCGTCGACGCCGCGACGTTCGGCTCCTTCGTCCATCAGGGACAGGTGTGTATCTCCATCAACCGCCACATCGTCCACGAGGACATCTACGACGAGTACGTCGAGCGTCTGGTCGAGCGCGCCGAATCCCTCTCGGTCGGGAGCGTCCACGACGAGGACACCGTCGTCGGCCCCATCATCGACGAGTCACAGCGCGACGAGATGCTCGGCTACGTCGAGGAGACGGTCGACGCGGGCGCGACGCTCGAAACCGGCGGTGAGACGGTGCCGGTCGAGGGCGTCGACGACTCGCTGGTCGTCGCGCCGACGGTGCTCTCGGGCGTGACCAACGACATGGCGGCGGCGTGCAACGAGCACTTCGGCCCCATCGCCCCCGTGATTCCGTTCTCGGACGTCGACGAGGCCGTCGCACTCGCCAACGACACCGAGTACGGCCTCTCCGGCGCCGTCCACTCGCAGGACCTCGCCGTCGCGAAGGACATCGCCGAGCGCATGGAGACGGGCAACGTCCACATCAACGACCAGCCAATCAACGACGAGGCCCACGTCCCCTTCAGCGGTATCGGTGCCTCGGGCGTCGGCACCTACAACAGCGACGCCTTCCTCGACGAAATCACCGAGACGAAGTGGATATCCATCCAGCACGAACCGCGGGAGTACCCGATCTGA
- a CDS encoding biotin transporter BioY, whose protein sequence is MSASTDSVELVGDEATGNIARAVLFAAATSATAPVDMVHPLAPNVPITLQTVWVYLAGVVLGPLWAGVAFTLYLLAGLIGLPVFAGGNAGLGVILGPTGGFLIGFPLAAMTIGAVVHGRDGLTPPSEVPIPRLVVGLLAGTAVVYAAGAVGYSLVQAIGLVAAVSAVVVPFLPVAGLKIAATVAIVRSDAIVAR, encoded by the coding sequence ATGTCGGCTTCGACGGATTCGGTCGAGTTGGTCGGCGACGAGGCGACGGGCAACATCGCCCGGGCGGTGCTGTTCGCGGCCGCGACCAGTGCCACCGCCCCGGTCGATATGGTTCATCCGCTCGCCCCGAACGTACCCATCACGCTCCAGACGGTCTGGGTGTATCTCGCGGGCGTCGTCCTCGGCCCCCTGTGGGCGGGCGTCGCCTTCACGCTCTACCTGCTCGCAGGCCTCATCGGCCTCCCCGTGTTCGCCGGTGGGAACGCCGGGCTGGGCGTCATCCTCGGCCCGACTGGCGGCTTCCTGATTGGCTTCCCACTCGCCGCGATGACTATCGGCGCTGTCGTCCACGGGCGCGACGGGTTGACGCCGCCGAGCGAGGTCCCGATTCCGCGACTCGTCGTCGGGTTGCTCGCGGGGACAGCCGTCGTCTACGCCGCCGGTGCGGTGGGGTACTCGCTCGTCCAGGCCATCGGTCTCGTGGCCGCGGTCAGCGCCGTCGTCGTTCCCTTCCTGCCCGTGGCGGGCCTGAAGATTGCGGCGACGGTCGCCATCGTCCGCAGCGACGCCATCGTCGCCCGATGA
- a CDS encoding energy-coupling factor ABC transporter ATP-binding protein yields MITVDGYTYRYDDVAAVDDVSLTVDDGECVVLAGPNGSGKTTLVRGFNGLLTPDEGEVRVNGRPVADDLVAARTSVGMVFQDPRDGFVAATVGADVAFGPENLGLERDEIDRRVADALDAVRMAGREDDRVADLSGGERERVAIAGALAMDPDHLVLDEPFTGLDLRARESVLDRLRALRESGVSVVVVTHDLRDLYSLADRVVVLSDGSVALDAASPSASELEALGVRPP; encoded by the coding sequence ATGATCACCGTCGACGGCTACACGTATCGCTACGACGACGTGGCGGCCGTCGACGACGTGTCTCTCACCGTTGACGACGGCGAGTGTGTCGTCCTCGCCGGCCCCAATGGGTCTGGAAAGACCACGCTCGTCCGCGGGTTCAACGGCCTCCTGACCCCCGACGAGGGCGAGGTGCGCGTCAACGGCCGGCCCGTCGCCGACGACCTGGTCGCCGCCCGCACCAGCGTCGGGATGGTGTTTCAGGACCCCCGCGACGGCTTCGTCGCCGCGACGGTCGGTGCCGACGTGGCCTTCGGCCCCGAGAACCTCGGACTCGAACGCGACGAAATCGACCGCCGCGTCGCCGACGCACTCGACGCCGTGCGGATGGCCGGGCGCGAGGACGACCGGGTCGCCGACCTCTCGGGCGGCGAACGCGAACGCGTCGCCATCGCGGGCGCGTTGGCGATGGACCCCGACCACCTCGTTCTCGACGAACCCTTCACCGGCCTCGACCTTCGCGCCCGCGAGTCGGTGCTCGACCGCCTGCGCGCTCTGCGTGAGTCTGGCGTCAGCGTTGTCGTCGTCACGCACGACCTGCGGGACCTCTACTCGCTGGCCGACCGGGTCGTCGTCCTCTCGGACGGGTCGGTCGCGCTCGACGCGGCGTCGCCGTCGGCGTCGGAACTGGAAGCGCTCGGCGTCCGCCCGCCATGA
- a CDS encoding energy-coupling factor transporter transmembrane component T family protein — MRFDATGDTVVNRLDPRAKLFVQAAVAVAAFAHTSPRGLLVLTAFALGVCWVAATPVVDSLRSYRAFLPFLVAAPLVEGATLGAPWFVPADAVGPGLASYRVVVLLLVSTAYIRTTPVRESRAAIQSLLPGRVGVVLGAGVGFVLRFLPLLRDDLSTIRAAMHARLGTARSLRERIRLVGVTGLRRVFGRADRFALALQARCFAWNPTLPPLAPTWRDVPAVAVGVALLAWAVW; from the coding sequence ATGAGGTTCGACGCGACGGGCGACACCGTCGTCAACCGCCTCGACCCCCGCGCCAAACTGTTCGTGCAGGCCGCCGTCGCCGTCGCAGCCTTCGCCCACACGTCGCCGCGCGGCCTCCTCGTCCTCACCGCCTTCGCCCTCGGCGTCTGCTGGGTGGCGGCGACGCCGGTGGTCGACAGCCTGCGCTCCTACCGCGCCTTCCTCCCCTTTCTCGTCGCCGCGCCACTCGTGGAGGGGGCGACGCTCGGGGCGCCGTGGTTCGTCCCTGCCGATGCCGTCGGACCCGGACTGGCCAGCTACCGCGTCGTGGTGCTTCTGCTCGTCTCGACGGCGTACATCCGCACGACGCCCGTTCGGGAGTCTCGCGCCGCCATCCAGTCGCTTCTCCCGGGTCGGGTCGGCGTCGTCCTCGGCGCCGGCGTCGGGTTCGTCCTCCGATTTCTCCCCTTGCTCCGCGACGACCTCTCGACGATTCGCGCGGCGATGCACGCCCGACTGGGGACGGCCCGGTCGCTCCGCGAGCGCATTCGACTCGTCGGCGTGACGGGACTTCGCCGGGTGTTCGGCCGCGCCGACCGGTTCGCGCTCGCGCTTCAGGCCCGCTGTTTCGCGTGGAATCCGACGCTCCCACCGCTTGCGCCGACGTGGCGGGACGTTCCCGCCGTCGCCGTCGGCGTGGCGTTGCTGGCGTGGGCCGTCTGGTGA
- a CDS encoding MFS transporter — MSRYSIAQLDERHAALSVCVGAYFAVRLAQLLVSPVVPSLRDSFGVSQGAIGAILTGMWVVYAVAQAPSGAAGDRYGPRRVVLAALGCTAVAAVALAAAPSLLTFGAFALLLGVGAGLYYTPATALLARRFEDVGRVIGVHRMGSQAAGLVAPALATLLGARFGWRVAVGSGALVAVLVLGVVAVRGSGGAPAPRPARTDGGASVRPRALVGVLARPPVAFSVGLATVGEFASLATLSFLPTFLVVHHGLSLSAAGALFAAYFGIVAALQPVSGWAADRLGRDAVTGGLFALGALGYASLALTEGALVAVPAVALVGVAMAWGPPVQARAVTALAETDQGVGFGAVRTSYILVGALGPAVVGTLADDAGWAVGFGLLAAVLAVGAASLAVVTWRGTAK; from the coding sequence ATGTCACGGTATAGTATAGCACAGTTGGACGAGCGGCACGCGGCGCTGTCCGTCTGCGTCGGCGCGTACTTCGCGGTTCGGCTGGCGCAGTTGCTCGTCAGCCCAGTCGTCCCGTCGCTGCGCGACTCGTTCGGCGTCTCGCAGGGCGCCATCGGCGCGATACTCACCGGAATGTGGGTGGTGTACGCCGTCGCGCAGGCACCGAGCGGCGCGGCGGGCGACCGCTACGGGCCGCGTCGGGTCGTCCTCGCCGCCCTCGGCTGTACGGCGGTGGCGGCGGTGGCGCTCGCGGCGGCGCCCTCGCTGCTCACGTTCGGCGCGTTCGCGCTCTTGCTCGGCGTCGGCGCCGGCCTCTACTACACGCCGGCGACGGCGCTCCTCGCCCGGCGCTTCGAGGACGTGGGCCGCGTCATCGGCGTCCACCGGATGGGGAGTCAGGCAGCGGGCCTGGTCGCGCCGGCGCTGGCGACGCTGCTCGGCGCGCGGTTCGGGTGGCGCGTCGCCGTCGGGAGCGGGGCGCTCGTCGCCGTCTTGGTGCTCGGCGTCGTCGCCGTGCGCGGGTCGGGAGGCGCGCCAGCACCGCGGCCGGCGCGGACCGACGGGGGCGCGTCGGTGCGGCCGCGAGCACTCGTCGGCGTCCTCGCTCGCCCGCCGGTGGCGTTCAGCGTCGGCCTCGCCACCGTCGGGGAGTTCGCGTCGCTGGCGACGCTCTCCTTTCTCCCCACGTTTCTCGTCGTCCACCACGGCCTCTCCTTGTCCGCCGCAGGCGCGCTCTTCGCCGCGTACTTCGGCATCGTGGCGGCGCTCCAGCCGGTGAGCGGGTGGGCCGCCGACCGCCTCGGACGAGACGCCGTGACGGGCGGGTTGTTCGCCCTCGGCGCCCTCGGCTACGCGAGTCTGGCGCTCACGGAGGGCGCGCTGGTCGCGGTGCCCGCGGTGGCGCTCGTCGGCGTCGCGATGGCGTGGGGGCCGCCCGTGCAAGCGCGGGCGGTGACGGCACTCGCCGAGACGGATCAAGGCGTCGGCTTCGGCGCCGTCCGCACCAGTTACATCCTCGTGGGGGCGCTCGGCCCCGCCGTCGTCGGAACGCTCGCCGACGACGCCGGGTGGGCCGTCGGCTTCGGCCTCCTCGCCGCCGTGCTCGCAGTCGGCGCCGCGTCGCTCGCCGTCGTCACCTGGCGCGGGACGGCGAAGTAG